The region ACTTCAGGTTCTAAAACTGAATTTTTATATTTCTTTATCATATTTAAAGATAATTGAGCATAGTCATAACCTATTTTATGATTTCCTAAGATTGCTCCTTGAAATATAACACCAAAAACCATAAAACCAATAACTGCATCTTTTGTATCTCCATATCTTAAACATATTTTTACAAGTTTCATTGATATAAGAGCACATAATTCTGGTTTAATTTGATATGCCGCTTTTAAAACAGAAGATAGAAGTTTTATACTAATAATAATTTTTTCATCAGTAGATTCTTTTAGATTTAGTAAAGTATGAATATTTTTATTTTTTAGTCTTATTTTTAACTCAATAAAATCTTTTATAAAAATAATGGGATTAAATCCATTTGGAATAAAAATATTAAATAAGGATAAAGCTTCTTTACCTGTAAGATATGCATCATTAAAGTCTGAGAAATCGCTATATAATTTAATTAATTGCTCATAAATATATGCTTTTTTTATATCATCTTTACAATATACTAATGCCATTTTATAAGATTTAATTGCTTTTGTTTTATTATATGCTAAGTGTTTGCAAATAGCGTAGTCTTTTAAATATTCACAATACTCTTCATCTTTTTTAATTTCAATATAAAAATCAAATAAATTATCTATATATTCATTTGACAATTGAAAATCTCCATTATCTCTTGCAACTAATGATGCTTTGTAATTAAGTTTTGCTAACTCTATAATATTAGATTCTTTATCAAAATATTTTTTTGCTTTATTATAATGGTTTACACATAATAAAAGATATTCATCATTTTTATTATTAAATCTTTTAAAATAATAATCTCCAATTAATTTATGAAAATTTGTCATTCTCTGTTCAGTTAATAATGAATAAAATACCTGCTGTATCTTGTCATGAGAAAATTGATATATTTTATAGTCTAATAACCCTGTTTCTAATATCCATTCATGATTAATACAATACTCTAAACAGCTGTCAAAAATTTGATCTAAATTATATATCTCTTTTAATATCTCATGGGAAAAAGTATTTCCTATACATGATGCAATTTGTAATAATCGTATTTGATCATTATTTAAAGAATTAATTCTTTTTTCTAAAAATTCTACAATATCACTTTTTACGTTCAATTTTTTTAATATATCATAATTATAATTCCAGATAAATTCAGATTCATCATAAAAAAGTATTTTTTTATCTAAAATATCTTTTAAAAATTGTATTATGAAAAATGCATTACCTTCTGTCTTATTAAAAACTACACTAGCTAATTTTTCACTATCTTTTAAAGTTATATTAGAATTAATTAAAAGTTCAATATCTTTTTGTGTAAGTAGATTTAATTTATATTCAAAAACATCTAAATCTTTGCAATAGGAAAAGAATGAGATTTTTCTTAATAAAATAGATTCTTTATCTACTTCATTATCTCTATAGCTTATTATTACTTTTGTAAAAGATACTCTTTGTAAAAAAATACTTAACCATTCTAAAGTTATATTATCTGCCCATTGCATATCATCTAAAAATATAATAAGAGGTTCTTTTTTTGAAGAAAACAATTGCAAGAACTTAGTTAGTGTGTTATTAAATCTTATTTTTGAATCAACTAAATCTAATTCAGAAATAGCATTCACTTCACCAATAAGTGTTTTTAGTTCAGGAATAAAATTATATAGTACTTGAATATCATTACCTAAACTTACTAAAAATTTGGTTTTCCAAAATGACAATTCACTCTCATCTTTTACTAAAATCTCTTTACAAAATTTTCTAAAGCTATTAATTAAAACCTTATGAGGAATATATTGTTTATAATTATCAAATTTCACATCAATAAAATTAAAGTCTTCTTTATATTTATTAATTATTTTTTTAACAAATGTTGTTTTACCTACTCCAGACTTGCCGGCAACTATATGTAATTGATTATTGTCATTTGTAGTTAAAAAGTTTTTCATAAAAAGGGAAAATTCTTTATCCCTTCCAAAAAATAAATTTTCGTTTTTTATTAAGAAATTTTTTTTAAAAGTATCTATTTCAAAATCAATATCATTTTTGTTTGATAATTCTCTTTTAATTTTTTCTATATCTAAATATAATGATAATATATTATCATACCTATCTTCCGGATTTTTATTAATCATTTTAGAGATGACTTTAGATAATATATTAGGTATCTCTTTTTTTAATTCATTAATACTAGGTAGTTCTCTAGCTACAATATCATAAGTGTTTAAATTATCTATTTCATATGGTTTATTACCTGATAATAATTCATAAAAAATTATTCCTAAAGAATATATATCTACCTTTTCATTTAAATTTTGATTAATTCTTGAAGTTTGTTCAGGGGCAGTATAATACGAATTATTTAATTCAATTTTTTTCTTTATTTTATTTAAATGAAAACTATTTTCAAAATTAACTATTTTCAAATCGTTTAAGTCTTTACTTACTAAAATTGAATCTAGATTAAGAGAATTATGTACTATGCTATTTTTATGAAGATAATTCAGTGTATCAAGTATTTTTAATACAATAGATAAAAATTTCTCTAGTTTATTCTTATTTAAATCATTAAAAAAATGTTTTAAACTAAAGCCATCAAAATATTCATAATATATATAAAATCTATTACCAATTTTATTTGATTTTATTGGCTTCAATAAATTTTCATGGGACAAATCTTTTAATATATTGTATTCATTTTCTAATAAAACTTCAGCTTCATAATTTGAATCTAAATCTTTTGTAGTTTTAACTATGTATTTAGATTCTTCATCAAGAGAAGATGCACTATAAATATTAAAGTTTTTATATGAAAAATCCAAGTATTCTAATTTTATATCTCTAAACAATATTAACCTAATTTAATTTATAAATTTGTTTAATATAATATTTAAATCTACGTTATAAATAAGTAAAATAAAATAATTAGTATATAAAAATAAAAAGCAAAGGGGTAAAAAAAAGAGCAAAAAAAAAGCTCTTAGCTTAAACATCAAATAGAGATGAATAAACTAAAAGCTTAAAAAACACTCAAGAGCTGGCAG is a window of Halarcobacter sp. DNA encoding:
- a CDS encoding diguanylate cyclase, with amino-acid sequence MFRDIKLEYLDFSYKNFNIYSASSLDEESKYIVKTTKDLDSNYEAEVLLENEYNILKDLSHENLLKPIKSNKIGNRFYIYYEYFDGFSLKHFFNDLNKNKLEKFLSIVLKILDTLNYLHKNSIVHNSLNLDSILVSKDLNDLKIVNFENSFHLNKIKKKIELNNSYYTAPEQTSRINQNLNEKVDIYSLGIIFYELLSGNKPYEIDNLNTYDIVARELPSINELKKEIPNILSKVISKMINKNPEDRYDNILSLYLDIEKIKRELSNKNDIDFEIDTFKKNFLIKNENLFFGRDKEFSLFMKNFLTTNDNNQLHIVAGKSGVGKTTFVKKIINKYKEDFNFIDVKFDNYKQYIPHKVLINSFRKFCKEILVKDESELSFWKTKFLVSLGNDIQVLYNFIPELKTLIGEVNAISELDLVDSKIRFNNTLTKFLQLFSSKKEPLIIFLDDMQWADNITLEWLSIFLQRVSFTKVIISYRDNEVDKESILLRKISFFSYCKDLDVFEYKLNLLTQKDIELLINSNITLKDSEKLASVVFNKTEGNAFFIIQFLKDILDKKILFYDESEFIWNYNYDILKKLNVKSDIVEFLEKRINSLNNDQIRLLQIASCIGNTFSHEILKEIYNLDQIFDSCLEYCINHEWILETGLLDYKIYQFSHDKIQQVFYSLLTEQRMTNFHKLIGDYYFKRFNNKNDEYLLLCVNHYNKAKKYFDKESNIIELAKLNYKASLVARDNGDFQLSNEYIDNLFDFYIEIKKDEEYCEYLKDYAICKHLAYNKTKAIKSYKMALVYCKDDIKKAYIYEQLIKLYSDFSDFNDAYLTGKEALSLFNIFIPNGFNPIIFIKDFIELKIRLKNKNIHTLLNLKESTDEKIIISIKLLSSVLKAAYQIKPELCALISMKLVKICLRYGDTKDAVIGFMVFGVIFQGAILGNHKIGYDYAQLSLNMIKKYKNSVLEPEVKFVTGYFGLSWIESSIYTEQNWFESYNNGILNGDLFHSACAAAGIIQSMYMRGEKFDKIDNQITIFVKELSKRGESEQLDTILGIRQALKNLKGETLNVTTFDDDTFNEKQYVEKLSKFNSKHFAHMYYINKMISLYFYENYDLALEYLNTSKKYLSDSKGTLHYVEHFFYESLILEKSVYKADLRRKFLLIKKIKNNLKIFEKFAKNCPENFISKKNILSAIVAKLDKNYILSQKYFLKAIEVSKVYSQLNVQSISTKELYTLFIFLEQEKLANLYKDEYTKAFDEWKCEEKNEFEYKSLDISTLIKSTEIIFKEQKLSNLLKSLMKILLENSGAQNAFIILEEDFVYKVEAAAFNSDKNSINVLINKNYKEFDNIVQDIVKYVIRTKESIVINDYEKDPLFFGHKKGKREVLKSIISIPLVLQNSLKGIIYLENNLLPGIFTDEKIDFLKHLSSQITISVENAKIYKSLEQKVQKRTKDIDEKNEILLEQNTLLQKQNNQISELNRNLTKENQKRKLVEEKLQNAIKELDLLATTDSLTKLKNRRVFDQVLEKECSRVSRNKESFSLIMCDIDYFKDYNDFYGHLQGDECLKLVAKTLERNIKRNIDLIARYGGEEFAIIMPNTKKEEAYILANNIKKSLEKEKEPHEKSKISSFITLSMGVASSDEIEFLTPKNVVRFADNKLYEAKGNGRNQVR